Proteins encoded together in one Argiope bruennichi chromosome 1, qqArgBrue1.1, whole genome shotgun sequence window:
- the LOC129966187 gene encoding thiamin pyrophosphokinase 1-like isoform X1, protein MNQNPESQPKEWFPSRIISGEEHIALLILNQPLQEECKYFVKRNWQSALVHVGVDGGANQLKELCDDEFPLIPDLICGDFDSATPDVLEFYKSKGVSIVHTPDQDETDFTKALRLTDMYLKDRKIEVSSIIAVARNGDRLDHILGNLNTLYQADEITSVPVLILGNNSLTWLLSVGFHKIYVTEKMMESHVGLIPLGSACKNVTTTGLKWNLTNDKMNFGGLISTCNMFDGSNVVTIATDTPLIWTMEVTMDKF, encoded by the exons ATGAATCAAAATCCTGAATCTCAACCAAAAGAATGGTTTCCTTCTCGTATCATTTCTGGtg aggaACATATTGCATTATTGATTTTGAATCAGCCTCTTCAAgaagaatgtaaatattttgtgaaaagaaattGGCAATCTG CACTAGTTCATGTTGGTGTAGATGGTGGTGCAAATCAACTGAAAGAGCTTTGTGATGATGAATTCCCTCTTATACCTGATCTCATTTGTGGAGATTTTGATTCTGCAACTCCAGACgtcttagaattttataaatctaag GGTGTATCTATTGTTCATACCCCAGATCAGGATGAAACCGACTTCACTAAAGCTTTAAGATTAACAGATATGTACTTAAAGGATAGGAAAATTGag GTTTCATCAATTATAGCAGTTGCAAGAAATGGTGATCGATTGGATCACATATTGGGAAATCTAAACACTTTGTATCAAGCTGATGAAATAACTTCAGTTCCGGTTCTGATATTAGGAAACAATTCTTTAACTTGGCTTTTATCTGTT ggatttcataaaatttatgtcaCAGAAAAAATGATGGAATCTCATGTAGGACTTATTCCTCTTGGATCTGCATGCAAAAATGTTACTACCACTGGACTGAAATGGAATTTGA CAAATGACAAAATGAATTTTGGTGGATTGATTAGTACTTGTAATATGTTTGATGGCAGTAATGTAGTAACAATAGCAACTGATACTCCCTTGATCTGGACTATGGAAGTTACAATGGATAAATTTTAG
- the LOC129966187 gene encoding thiamin pyrophosphokinase 1-like isoform X2, whose amino-acid sequence MNQNPESQPKEWFPSRIISGEEHIALLILNQPLQEECKYFVKRNWQSALVHVGVDGGANQLKELCDDEFPLIPDLICGDFDSATPDVLEFYKSKVSSIIAVARNGDRLDHILGNLNTLYQADEITSVPVLILGNNSLTWLLSVGFHKIYVTEKMMESHVGLIPLGSACKNVTTTGLKWNLTNDKMNFGGLISTCNMFDGSNVVTIATDTPLIWTMEVTMDKF is encoded by the exons ATGAATCAAAATCCTGAATCTCAACCAAAAGAATGGTTTCCTTCTCGTATCATTTCTGGtg aggaACATATTGCATTATTGATTTTGAATCAGCCTCTTCAAgaagaatgtaaatattttgtgaaaagaaattGGCAATCTG CACTAGTTCATGTTGGTGTAGATGGTGGTGCAAATCAACTGAAAGAGCTTTGTGATGATGAATTCCCTCTTATACCTGATCTCATTTGTGGAGATTTTGATTCTGCAACTCCAGACgtcttagaattttataaatctaag GTTTCATCAATTATAGCAGTTGCAAGAAATGGTGATCGATTGGATCACATATTGGGAAATCTAAACACTTTGTATCAAGCTGATGAAATAACTTCAGTTCCGGTTCTGATATTAGGAAACAATTCTTTAACTTGGCTTTTATCTGTT ggatttcataaaatttatgtcaCAGAAAAAATGATGGAATCTCATGTAGGACTTATTCCTCTTGGATCTGCATGCAAAAATGTTACTACCACTGGACTGAAATGGAATTTGA CAAATGACAAAATGAATTTTGGTGGATTGATTAGTACTTGTAATATGTTTGATGGCAGTAATGTAGTAACAATAGCAACTGATACTCCCTTGATCTGGACTATGGAAGTTACAATGGATAAATTTTAG